One part of the Gammaproteobacteria bacterium genome encodes these proteins:
- a CDS encoding AAA family ATPase has protein sequence MKTTFIRPQAAELSRRIREPRQLIQFVSGARQVGKTTLVRQVAERSKLPFHFASADDPALGAGRMWIRLQWAQARRLARASGNKSALLILDEIQRIPRWTTTVKSLWDADTRYRRPVKVVLLGSAPLLAGRGSVESIDGHLEKLHLPHWSFAEMRRAFGWNLKQYLFYGAYPGAAPLVYEPARWARHIKDSLMEITVARDVLPLARVGKPLLLKRLFEMNCACSGQVLSYRKMAKHLQNKGNVKTFSKYLDLLAGVGAVAGLQNYMGSFTADKRSKPKVQVFNTALTTAQSGIGIRETFADRELLGSLTESAVGAHMLNAAAAGECELYYWRHDPRQVDFVLHKNGRLTAIEVRGGKKRTSISGLGDFATIFRSARSLIVGDGGISIEKFLSTPVVHWVSRR, from the coding sequence ATGAAAACCACATTCATCAGACCCCAGGCCGCCGAATTGTCGCGGCGAATCAGGGAGCCGCGCCAGTTGATTCAGTTCGTATCGGGCGCGCGGCAGGTGGGCAAGACGACGCTTGTGCGGCAGGTGGCGGAGCGCAGCAAGTTGCCGTTCCACTTTGCCAGCGCGGATGATCCGGCGCTGGGCGCCGGCAGAATGTGGATCAGGCTGCAATGGGCGCAGGCGCGGCGTTTGGCGCGCGCTTCCGGGAACAAAAGCGCGTTGCTGATACTGGACGAGATACAGAGAATCCCGCGCTGGACGACAACGGTGAAAAGCCTCTGGGACGCGGACACGCGCTACCGCAGGCCGGTGAAAGTGGTACTGCTCGGCTCGGCGCCGCTGCTGGCGGGGCGCGGGTCGGTTGAAAGCATTGACGGGCACCTGGAAAAACTGCACCTGCCGCACTGGAGTTTCGCCGAGATGCGCCGGGCCTTCGGCTGGAACCTGAAACAATATCTTTTCTACGGCGCCTATCCGGGCGCCGCGCCCCTCGTTTACGAACCGGCGCGCTGGGCGCGCCACATAAAGGATTCCCTGATGGAAATCACCGTCGCCCGCGATGTGCTGCCGCTCGCCCGCGTCGGAAAACCGCTGCTGCTGAAACGTCTGTTTGAGATGAACTGCGCTTGTTCCGGGCAAGTTCTGTCGTACAGAAAAATGGCGAAACACCTGCAGAACAAGGGCAATGTAAAGACATTCTCCAAATACCTCGACCTGCTCGCGGGTGTCGGCGCGGTTGCCGGCCTGCAGAATTACATGGGCAGTTTCACCGCGGACAAGCGCTCGAAGCCGAAGGTGCAGGTCTTCAACACCGCGCTGACAACGGCGCAATCCGGCATCGGCATCAGGGAAACGTTCGCCGACAGGGAACTGCTCGGAAGCCTGACCGAATCTGCGGTCGGCGCACACATGCTCAACGCCGCCGCCGCCGGCGAATGCGAGTTGTATTACTGGCGCCACGACCCCCGCCAGGTGGACTTTGTCTTGCACAAAAACGGCAGGCTCACCGCCATCGAGGTTCGCGGCGGCAAAAAGCGCACCTCCATTTCCGGCCTGGGGGATTTTGCAACGATATTCCGCTCCGCAAGAAGTCTGATTGTCGGCGACGGCGGCATTTCCATTGAAAAGTTTCTGTCAACTCCGGTGGTTCACTGGGTAAGCAGGCGATGA
- a CDS encoding GNAT family N-acetyltransferase produces MSTCQIRPMTEDEVGLVIEWAALEGWNPGLNDAACFYAADPEGFLVGLLDGEPIAVISAVRYGETFGFLGLYIVKPQYRGRGYGLQIWKAAMDRMQGRNIGLDGVVEQQENYRKSGFRRAHRNARYEGTGGRPFGQDGDVVELSAVPFSEVGDYDRLFFPDVRTRFLEAWTGQPEGASLGVRADGKLAGYGVIRPCRAGYKIGPLFADTPALAQTLFSALTARVPAGAPVCLDVPETNPQAAALARRHQMKVVFETVRMYTGAFPELPMGKLFGITTFELG; encoded by the coding sequence ATGAGCACCTGTCAAATCCGCCCGATGACCGAAGACGAGGTCGGTCTGGTGATTGAGTGGGCCGCGCTGGAGGGGTGGAATCCCGGCCTCAATGACGCGGCGTGTTTTTATGCCGCCGACCCTGAAGGGTTTCTGGTTGGCCTGCTTGACGGCGAGCCGATTGCGGTGATTTCGGCGGTTCGTTACGGTGAGACATTCGGGTTTCTCGGCCTGTATATCGTCAAGCCGCAGTATCGCGGGCGCGGCTACGGCCTGCAAATATGGAAGGCCGCGATGGACAGGATGCAAGGGCGCAACATCGGCCTTGATGGCGTTGTCGAGCAGCAAGAGAATTACCGCAAGTCCGGTTTTCGCCGCGCGCACCGCAACGCGCGTTATGAGGGAACCGGCGGGCGGCCTTTCGGGCAGGACGGCGATGTCGTTGAGTTGTCCGCGGTGCCGTTTTCCGAAGTCGGCGACTACGACCGCCTGTTTTTCCCCGATGTCAGAACGCGGTTTCTGGAAGCCTGGACAGGCCAGCCCGAAGGCGCGAGTCTCGGCGTGCGCGCGGACGGCAAACTCGCCGGTTACGGTGTGATTCGCCCGTGCCGCGCCGGTTACAAGATTGGCCCGCTGTTCGCCGACACGCCGGCGCTGGCGCAAACGCTGTTCTCGGCGCTGACGGCGCGCGTGCCGGCAGGCGCGCCGGTTTGTCTTGATGTTCCCGAAACCAACCCGCAGGCCGCTGCGCTGGCGCGCCGCCACCAGATGAAAGTCGTGTTTGAGACCGTGCGCATGTACACCGGCGCGTTTCCCGAACTGCCGATGGGCAAGCTGTTCGGCATCACCACATTTGAGTTGGGGTAA
- a CDS encoding Fic family protein, translating to MRFNHLSNRFEGNTLTYNETQLLLIYGRAAGDHELREYEEMKAHDVAFDHARNLAAEERPIGETDIRDLNRICLKEPFYKVAQTPDGEQTRKRIVPGEYKTQPNHVLTKTGEVFQFASPEETPALMSELAEWIRQWLGKDMEEKHDTLVSFLAELHQRFIRIHPFDDGNGRVVRLLMNYILVRMDFLPMVLDDRDQYIAAIQFADTGDISRLEDLFENNIAAMLQKGIHAKNHLIALNGDNA from the coding sequence ATGCGTTTCAACCACCTCTCCAACCGCTTTGAGGGCAACACGCTTACCTACAACGAAACCCAGTTGCTTCTGATTTACGGTCGCGCTGCCGGAGACCACGAACTGCGGGAATACGAGGAAATGAAAGCCCACGATGTGGCCTTTGATCACGCCCGCAACCTGGCTGCGGAAGAAAGGCCCATCGGGGAAACGGATATAAGAGACCTCAACCGGATTTGCCTGAAAGAGCCGTTCTACAAGGTGGCGCAGACGCCGGATGGCGAGCAGACGCGCAAGAGAATCGTTCCGGGAGAATACAAAACGCAGCCCAACCATGTCCTGACAAAAACCGGGGAAGTCTTTCAATTCGCCTCTCCCGAAGAAACGCCGGCGCTGATGTCGGAACTGGCGGAGTGGATACGGCAATGGCTTGGCAAGGACATGGAAGAAAAACACGACACCCTCGTTTCCTTCCTCGCCGAACTGCACCAGCGGTTTATCCGCATCCACCCGTTTGACGACGGCAACGGGCGGGTCGTTCGCCTGCTGATGAACTACATTCTCGTTCGCATGGACTTCCTGCCGATGGTGCTGGATGACCGCGACCAGTACATCGCGGCCATTCAATTCGCAGACACCGGCGACATCAGCCGCCTCGAAGACCTATTTGAAAACAACATCGCGGCAATGCTTCAGAAGGGCATCCACGCCAAAAACCATCTCATCGCGCTGAACGGCGACAACGCATAG
- the mutM gene encoding bifunctional DNA-formamidopyrimidine glycosylase/DNA-(apurinic or apyrimidinic site) lyase, whose product MPELPEVETTRRGLQRRLRGLRVTDVIVRERRLRYRVTPGLRGKLAGRRVARIARRGKYLLFHLDDGCLLCHLGMSGSFRIAGGGQAAGSHDHLDIVFSGGKILRFRDPRKFGAVLWVGGEPLRHKLLAGLGPEPLGAGFGGDYLYEQSRGRSAPVKHFIMDSRVVAGVGNIYANESLFIAGIHPARRAGRVSRQRYQTLAAAIRRVLQRAIRKGGTTLRDFVKEDGQPGYFGQTLAVYQRGGKACPACGGVIRSRVLGQRSTFYCPRCQR is encoded by the coding sequence ATGCCTGAACTGCCCGAGGTGGAAACCACGCGGCGCGGCCTGCAACGGCGCCTGCGCGGGCTGCGCGTGACCGATGTGATTGTGCGCGAACGCCGACTGCGTTACCGCGTAACACCCGGCCTGCGCGGCAAACTGGCCGGGCGGCGCGTTGCAAGGATTGCGCGGCGCGGCAAATACCTGCTGTTTCATTTAGACGACGGCTGCCTGTTGTGCCATCTCGGCATGTCCGGCAGTTTCCGCATCGCCGGCGGCGGCCAGGCCGCCGGTTCGCACGACCACCTGGACATTGTGTTCAGCGGCGGCAAAATCCTGCGTTTTCGGGACCCGCGAAAATTCGGCGCCGTGCTGTGGGTCGGCGGCGAGCCGCTGCGCCACAAACTGCTGGCCGGCCTCGGCCCGGAACCGCTCGGCGCGGGCTTCGGCGGCGATTATCTTTACGAACAGTCAAGAGGGCGGAGCGCGCCCGTCAAGCATTTCATCATGGACAGCCGCGTTGTCGCCGGCGTCGGCAACATTTATGCGAACGAGTCGCTGTTCATCGCCGGCATCCACCCGGCGCGGCGGGCGGGGCGCGTGTCGCGGCAACGCTACCAGACGCTGGCGGCGGCGATCCGGCGGGTGCTGCAACGCGCGATTCGCAAGGGCGGCACAACGCTGCGCGATTTCGTCAAGGAGGACGGACAGCCCGGTTATTTCGGCCAGACACTCGCGGTCTATCAACGCGGCGGCAAGGCGTGCCCGGCGTGCGGCGGCGTGATTCGTTCGCGCGTGCTGGGGCAGCGTTCGACTTTTTATTGCCCGCGCTGCCAGCGTTGA